Proteins encoded by one window of Gordonia jinghuaiqii:
- a CDS encoding HAD family hydrolase has translation MTPQPAPRAVLFDFSGTLFRFEARDDWFTDLRDDAGKPFDPDRQATIIRRMVQPVGLPDGVDGDDRIAWEKRDLDPALHRVGYLALLRAAGMSNADQANSLYDRVLAPESWVPFADTVEVLTRLSEAGVPIGIVSNIAFDLRKVLALHGVEDLVGAYALSYEVGAIKPDPRIFHAALDPLGVPADEVLMVGDSETADGGARALGCSFALVHDVPPAQRPTALLDAVTAHGIELRA, from the coding sequence ATGACGCCGCAGCCGGCGCCGCGGGCCGTCCTGTTCGACTTCTCCGGCACCCTGTTCCGCTTCGAGGCGCGTGACGACTGGTTCACCGACCTGCGCGACGACGCGGGGAAGCCGTTCGACCCCGACCGGCAGGCCACGATCATCCGGCGGATGGTGCAGCCCGTCGGCCTGCCAGACGGTGTCGACGGCGACGATCGAATAGCTTGGGAGAAAAGGGATCTCGATCCTGCGCTCCATCGCGTCGGCTATCTCGCACTCCTGCGTGCGGCGGGTATGTCGAACGCCGATCAGGCGAACTCGCTCTACGATCGGGTCCTCGCCCCCGAGTCCTGGGTGCCGTTTGCCGACACCGTCGAGGTGCTGACCCGGCTGTCGGAGGCCGGCGTGCCCATCGGCATAGTCAGCAACATCGCCTTCGACCTCCGCAAGGTGCTCGCACTGCACGGCGTCGAGGACCTCGTCGGGGCGTATGCACTGTCCTATGAGGTCGGTGCGATCAAACCCGACCCCAGGATCTTCCACGCCGCCCTCGATCCGCTCGGTGTGCCCGCCGACGAGGTGCTCATGGTGGGTGACAGCGAGACCGCCGACGGCGGTGCCCGTGCGCTGGGATGTTCGTTCGCACTGGTGCACGACGTGCCGCCGGCGCAGCGGCCGACCGCTCTGCTCGATGCCGTGACCGCTCACGGCATCGAGCTTCGCGCCTGA